The genomic region AGATGTAGATTAAATTTCATCTAACTAacttttctcttttttcctttgaaCAGACAAGATTTTGCTATTAGCAACCACTCATGCATACAAATTGGTCACTTGGTCTCAATGGGTTGACCAAAGGTAGTATATTGCAGCAAACATCTCAATGGGTTGATGACTTTTCAGTTCCACTTGGTCAGCTCGTGCTTACACAAATAAACAATGCATCACCAAACATGCTAGCACTTCCACAAAGTAATGCAATTCTCCCTTGAACCGGTCTTATAATCTCTTAGGTACATTATGAAATTACGAAACAATGCAACAGTTAGAAGCCACACAAGCATGGGTGTTTCAGGTTTGCATTTCTTATGCTCTGAAGAGTAACTAATTACAAATAACGATAAAATAGGCCCAATTAAGGCACTCAACAGCTTCGctcatgaaaagaaaagaaaagaaaaacaacaatggTGTTGTAACGCTATAAGTTAAAAACCTTATTGAAGATTTTAGAGGAGAACGCTAGCATCACCATATCTATTTGATGAAGTAATGATGACGCAGAGGAACTATGCTTTCGACAAAGGTATGAGTGCTGAAAGGAAACTCGGACTCTGGACAAGCAATCTCCAGCTCTTCCGAATTTGAATTTGGATCATAACAGTAGAGGCTCTTAGCAAACAACTGTACCCAAATTTTCCCATCATGGAAGAGTGCATTCTTTGGAGTGAAGTAGCATGATTGCATCAGCAAAGGCAAGGATATGTGATATCTGTGAGTCCAGCTCTTCTTATCATCGTTCTCGAGCATCAATATGTCCATTGTACGAGGTAGACCATCAAGCGTACCATCCACAACTAGCAAGCATAGCCTTCCCTCGAGCTCAGACAAAGAGCAGTGCCCTCCATAGGTCTTGCGCAGAGGAAGCCTCATGACATCAAACTTCTCCCTTTCAAGATCCAGGCAGTTGATGCGTGATGAAGCAACATAACGAAACATCGTCAGATAATACACGGTTCCATTGACATGCATCCCTCTGTCTATCGGTGTCCCGTCGATACTCCCGACTTGTCTCCAGGCTCTACCTCCAATCGTGAACACCTCGCAGCACGCCTTGACAGAACCAAGATCTCCTGGATAAAAATGCGCAACCTTGTGTTCCTTAGTCGACGGGCAAAACCCCAAGCTGTGCCAATTGCACGACGAGAACTGGCTGCTTCCTGCAGTGTAGTCCGGCGTCGGCAGCGCAAGAGACTCCCCGGTCGTCGGGTTGAGCAGCTCCACCGCCCCTCTACTGTCGCCTAGGCAGAGCAGGCCGTTGCACGAGTTGTGCACGAAGAGGCTCCGGGAAGCCGCGGGCTTGGACAGCTGGTA from Lolium rigidum isolate FL_2022 unplaced genomic scaffold, APGP_CSIRO_Lrig_0.1 contig_59566_1, whole genome shotgun sequence harbors:
- the LOC124681912 gene encoding putative F-box protein At2g02030, translated to MSSPSEALMGGKSKVSSKKMGGKKKARATEEDARQLCSDALTEVFHRLPARTLASCRTVCKSWMSLLSDLHFVHEHLKRGQQKLLLFTNDRASDRSLATVLADANGHMYQLSKPAASRSLFVHNSCNGLLCLGDSRGAVELLNPTTGESLALPTPDYTAGSSQFSSCNWHSLGFCPSTKEHKVAHFYPGDLGSVKACCEVFTIGGRAWRQVGSIDGTPIDRGMHVNGTVYYLTMFRYVASSRINCLDLEREKFDVMRLPLRKTYGGHCSLSELEGRLCLLVVDGTLDGLPRTMDILMLENDDKKSWTHRYHISLPLLMQSCYFTPKNALFHDGKIWVQLFAKSLYCYDPNSNSEELEIACPESEFPFSTHTFVESIVPLRHHYFIK